The following coding sequences are from one Manis pentadactyla isolate mManPen7 chromosome 13, mManPen7.hap1, whole genome shotgun sequence window:
- the PLET1 gene encoding placenta-expressed transcript 1 protein: MVTSTRRCIPGGTLGQVPEASSRPGRSGTDICTYDLTQELWPGAYKRVSQRSRPVPGPAVSAEIKTMAARKSTLFPLGLGLCLGVLFASASSAERNDTCHFTEVFTPGPGIKANLDVYKNNTVYTVSVPVNSSISSVVLRALDTNHHPVGHWQKADEHCNSSALYHMKDSHRVLFQADWVSPNSTNVTTVELQAFVVSLNNTATLSSLKLTSIVTTTTLTSTRPTTLTSTRPTTLTSKRSTTLTSTKHTLTSTRPTTLTSTKHTTLTSTRPTTLTSTRPTTLTSTRPTTLTSTTPKNKPSTHPTPPTTRSLANSIFLGPMRGATQLLLVFLTSKLLF; the protein is encoded by the exons ATGGTGACCAGTACAAGGCGATGCATCCCTGGTGGCACCTTGGGCCAAGTCCCAGAAGCCAGTTCTCGTCCAGGAAGGAGTGGGACGGACATTTGCACGTATGACCTCACGCAGGAGCTCTGGCCTGGAGCATATAAACGGGTCAGTCAAAGGTCACGCCCAGTTCCAGGCCCAGCAGTTTCCGCGGAGATCAAGACCATGGCAGCACGCAAGTCCACGCTCTTCCCGCTGGGCCTTGGGCTGTGTCTCGGAGTGCTGTTCGCCTCTGCCAGCTCTGCAGAGAGGAATGACACCTGCCACTTCACTGAGGTCTTCACCCCTGGCCCTGGCATCAAGGCCAATTTGGATGTCTACAAAAACAACACAGTCTacacag TATCAGTTCCTGTGAACAGCAGCATCAGCTCTGTGGTTCTGCGGGCACTGGACACGAACCACCACCCCGTAGGCCACTGGCAGAAGGCGGATGAGCACTGCAACAGCAGCGCCCTGTACCACATGAAGGACTCCCACCGGGTGCTCTTCCAGGCGGACTGGGTGTCTCCGAACTCCACCAACGTGACAACGGTTGAACTACA AGCCTTCGTGGTCAGTCTCAACAACACAGCTACACTTTCGTCTCTGAAGCTGACAAGTATAG tgacaACCACAACCTTGACCTCCACACGGCCCACGACCCTGACCTCCACAAGGCCCACGACATTGACCTCCAAGCGGTCCACGACCTTGACCTCCACAAAGCACACATTGACCTCCACACGGCCCACGACCTTGACCTCCACAAAGCACACAACATTGACCTCCACGCGGCCCACGACCTTGACCTCCACAAGGCCCACGACCTTGACCTCCACAAGGCCCACGACCTTGACCTCCACAACCCCCAAGAACAAGCCAtccacacaccccaccccacccacaacCAGAAGCTTGGCCAATAGCATCTTCCTTGGCCCCATGAGAGGTGCCACTCAGCTCCTGCTCGTCTTTCTCACCAGCAAACTCCTCTTCTAG